Proteins encoded together in one Pseudomonas sp. ADAK13 window:
- the hemJ gene encoding protoporphyrinogen oxidase HemJ, whose product MLYLWVKAFHIVSIVCWFAGLFYLPRLFVYHAQSEDTVSKERFSIMERKLYRGIMGPAMIATLIFGGWLIYLNPAIFQSGAWIHAKLTLVVLLIGYHHMCGAQVKRFARGENTRSHVFYRWFNEVPVLILLAIVILVVVKPF is encoded by the coding sequence ATGCTTTATCTATGGGTCAAAGCCTTTCATATCGTCAGCATCGTCTGCTGGTTTGCCGGGCTGTTCTACCTTCCGCGCCTGTTCGTCTATCACGCCCAAAGCGAGGACACCGTCAGCAAGGAACGCTTCAGCATCATGGAGCGCAAGCTGTACCGCGGCATCATGGGGCCGGCGATGATTGCCACCCTGATCTTCGGTGGCTGGCTGATCTACCTCAACCCCGCCATCTTCCAATCCGGCGCATGGATCCACGCCAAGTTGACCCTGGTGGTGTTGCTCATCGGCTACCACCACATGTGCGGCGCGCAGGTAAAACGTTTTGCCCGTGGCGAAAACACCCGCAGCCATGTCTTTTATCGCTGGTTCAATGAAGTGCCGGTTCTGATATTGCTGGCTATCGTAATTTTGGTCGTGGTCAAACCGTTCTAA
- a CDS encoding anhydro-N-acetylmuramic acid kinase: MSLYIGVMSGTSLDGLDVALIEQAPAIKLIATHYIPMPESLRSELLGLCASGPDEIARSAIAQHHWVTLAAQGIHALLDQQKLKPQDIRAIGSHGQTIRHEPARGFTVQIGNPALLTELTGITVVSDFRSRDVAAGGQGAPLVPAFHEALFGERTGNRAVLNVGGFSNLSLIETGKPVAGFDCGPGNVLLDAWVHQQRGENFDRDGQWAATGKVEPQLLKALLSDPFFVTKGPKSTGREVFNLGWLEHHLGRLPSFAAQDVQATLLELTAQTIVESLQTAQPQTEALLVCGGGAHNTTLMNRLSALLPATQVSSTATYGVDPDWVEAMAFAWLAHCCLEGIAANRPSVTGARGLRVLGAIYPA, from the coding sequence ATGTCGCTCTATATAGGTGTGATGTCCGGGACCAGCCTTGATGGCCTGGACGTTGCGCTGATCGAGCAGGCCCCGGCGATCAAGCTGATCGCCACCCACTACATCCCCATGCCTGAGTCCCTGCGTTCCGAGCTGCTCGGCCTTTGTGCCAGCGGCCCGGATGAGATTGCCCGCTCGGCGATCGCCCAGCACCACTGGGTGACACTCGCCGCCCAAGGCATTCATGCCCTGCTGGACCAGCAGAAGCTCAAGCCCCAGGACATTCGCGCGATTGGCAGCCACGGGCAGACCATTCGCCACGAACCTGCACGGGGTTTTACCGTACAGATAGGCAACCCGGCGCTGCTCACCGAACTGACCGGAATCACCGTCGTCAGTGACTTCCGCAGCCGCGATGTCGCCGCCGGTGGCCAAGGCGCGCCGCTGGTGCCCGCCTTTCATGAGGCATTGTTTGGTGAGCGTACCGGCAACCGCGCCGTGTTGAATGTCGGCGGCTTCAGCAACCTCAGCCTGATCGAGACCGGTAAACCGGTCGCAGGCTTCGACTGCGGCCCGGGCAATGTCCTGCTCGATGCCTGGGTTCACCAGCAACGCGGCGAGAACTTTGATCGCGACGGCCAGTGGGCGGCCACAGGAAAGGTTGAACCGCAGCTACTCAAGGCGTTGCTCAGCGACCCATTCTTCGTGACCAAAGGGCCAAAAAGCACTGGGCGCGAAGTCTTCAACCTGGGATGGCTGGAACATCACTTGGGCCGGTTACCGTCATTCGCAGCTCAGGACGTACAAGCCACATTGCTTGAGCTGACCGCCCAGACGATCGTCGAATCCCTGCAAACCGCACAACCTCAAACCGAGGCCCTGCTGGTTTGCGGCGGCGGCGCCCACAACACGACCTTGATGAACCGCCTGAGCGCCTTACTGCCCGCCACTCAAGTGAGCAGCACCGCCACCTACGGCGTAGACCCCGACTGGGTCGAAGCCATGGCCTTCGCCTGGCTGGCCCATTGCTGCCTGGAAGGCATCGCCGCCAACCGCCCCAGCGTCACCGGCGCCCGTGGCCTTCGCGTACTCGGCGCCATCTACCCCGCCTGA
- the recC gene encoding exodeoxyribonuclease V subunit gamma has translation MPDATSLSAGFMVVHGNRLDELRSLVVSWMRRYPLAPLENEIALVQSNGIAQWLKLALAEDPEDDDMGGCGIAAAIDVQLPGSFMWQLYRMVLGKDEIPPKSLLDKAPLTWRLMRLLPELIDQPHFEPLQRFLTDDTDLRKRYQLAERLADLFDQYQVYRADWLEDWAAGRHQLRNGRGESKPLSPANCWQAELWRALLLDVGEEGMAQSRAGVHQRFIERINTLEQAPAGLPSRVIVFGISSLPAQALEALAGLARFSQVLLCVHNPCRHHWSDIVADKDLLRNEYKRQARKAGMPVTIDPQTLHQHAHPLLAAWGKQGRDYINLLDSYDDPNSYRSAFRDGRIDLFSESEPTTLLNQLQDDILELRPLNETRERWPGVDLKRDTSIRFHIAHSAQREVEILHDQLLQRFSADPTLRPRDIIVMVPDVDSYAPHIRAVFGQLERSDLRFIPFTLTDQGQRGRDPLLIAVEHLLKLPDSRFPVSEILDLLDVPALRERFAIKERDLPTLHRWIEGAGIRWGLNAEQRAGLGLPNELEQNSWRFGLRRMLLGYAVGTGSACDGIEPYDEIGGLDAALIGPLVALLDALHDAHQALSQPAAPREWGERLQNLMQLFFLPSNEHDDYLLGQLEQLRETWLETCESVGLHDELPLTVVREAWLAGLDQGRLSQRFLAGAVNFCTLMPMRAIPFKLVCLLGMNDGDYPRAQPPLDFDLMGSDYRPGDRSRREDDRYLLLEALLSARDQLYISWVGRSIRDNSDRPASVLIGQLRDHIASGWHTTNGEPLLEATTQEHPLQPFSARYFHEGDELFSYAREWQLLHATPGILPDTGSLAPYTQEEPLSLGQLQDFLRNPVKHFFSQRLKVFFEAAEVPLEDEEPFVLDALQRYSLSDSLLAAALTRPDNPDEALNAQALRLQGSGLLPMVGFGECLRKELIEPLPDLLQRYQQLLALWPTPYASAEPISFEHQGIQLDGWISGLHQRSDGGFLSVTAIPNSIGSIKTRKWHRLIRPWVNHLVACACGLPLSTGLVASDDTLLLGPLEQATAQELLGNLLLAWKTGMSEPLPIAVKTAFAWLSQTDPVKAHAAASKAYEGDGQTTDGERRESPALTRQFPDYAALMASEEFEGWCETLYRPLVNAPWRSLTSAEAGA, from the coding sequence ATGCCGGATGCGACGTCCCTCAGTGCTGGATTCATGGTGGTTCACGGCAACCGCCTGGATGAGCTGCGCAGCCTGGTCGTCAGTTGGATGCGCCGTTATCCGCTGGCTCCCCTGGAAAACGAAATCGCTCTGGTACAAAGCAATGGCATTGCCCAATGGCTCAAACTGGCGCTGGCCGAAGACCCTGAAGATGACGACATGGGCGGCTGTGGCATCGCCGCAGCAATCGACGTGCAACTTCCTGGCAGCTTCATGTGGCAGCTCTATCGCATGGTCCTGGGCAAAGATGAGATTCCCCCCAAGTCCCTGCTCGATAAAGCCCCACTGACCTGGCGCCTCATGCGCCTGCTTCCCGAGCTGATCGACCAGCCGCACTTCGAGCCCCTGCAGCGTTTCCTGACTGATGACACTGATCTGCGCAAACGCTACCAACTGGCGGAGCGTCTGGCTGACCTGTTCGACCAATACCAGGTTTACCGCGCTGACTGGCTGGAAGACTGGGCTGCGGGCCGCCATCAATTGCGCAATGGTCGAGGCGAATCCAAACCCCTGAGCCCGGCCAACTGCTGGCAAGCCGAACTATGGCGGGCGCTGCTGCTGGATGTCGGGGAGGAGGGCATGGCCCAGAGTCGCGCAGGTGTTCACCAGCGCTTTATCGAGCGCATCAACACCCTTGAACAAGCACCCGCTGGCCTGCCTTCCCGAGTAATCGTTTTTGGCATCTCTTCCTTGCCAGCCCAAGCCCTGGAAGCACTCGCCGGCCTCGCCCGTTTCAGCCAAGTCCTGCTGTGCGTGCACAATCCATGTCGCCACCACTGGTCCGACATCGTTGCCGACAAAGACCTGCTCCGAAACGAATACAAGCGCCAGGCTCGCAAAGCCGGAATGCCCGTCACCATTGACCCGCAGACCCTGCACCAGCACGCCCATCCGCTGCTCGCTGCCTGGGGCAAACAAGGTCGCGACTACATCAACCTGCTGGACAGCTACGACGACCCCAACAGTTACCGCTCGGCGTTCCGCGACGGTCGCATCGATCTGTTCAGTGAGAGCGAGCCCACCACCTTGCTCAACCAGCTCCAGGACGACATCCTCGAACTGCGCCCGCTCAACGAAACCCGCGAACGCTGGCCAGGCGTCGACCTGAAGCGCGACACCTCCATCCGCTTCCACATTGCCCACAGCGCCCAACGCGAAGTGGAAATCCTCCACGACCAACTGCTCCAGCGCTTCAGCGCCGACCCTACGCTGCGCCCGCGCGACATCATCGTCATGGTCCCCGACGTCGACAGTTACGCGCCGCACATTCGCGCCGTATTCGGCCAGCTTGAAAGAAGCGACCTACGCTTCATCCCCTTCACGCTGACAGACCAAGGCCAGCGCGGCCGTGACCCATTGCTGATTGCCGTCGAGCACCTGCTCAAACTCCCCGACAGCCGCTTCCCGGTCAGTGAAATCCTCGACCTGCTCGACGTCCCGGCGCTGCGAGAACGCTTCGCCATCAAGGAGCGCGACCTGCCGACCCTGCACCGCTGGATCGAAGGCGCCGGCATCCGCTGGGGCCTCAACGCCGAACAGCGCGCCGGCCTTGGCTTGCCCAATGAGCTGGAGCAAAACAGCTGGCGTTTCGGCCTGCGCCGCATGCTCCTGGGTTACGCCGTCGGCACCGGTTCTGCCTGCGACGGCATTGAGCCCTATGATGAAATCGGCGGCCTCGACGCGGCACTGATCGGCCCGCTGGTTGCACTGCTCGACGCACTGCACGACGCCCACCAGGCTCTGTCACAACCCGCCGCGCCGAGAGAGTGGGGCGAGCGCCTGCAGAACCTCATGCAGCTGTTCTTCCTCCCGAGCAACGAACATGACGACTACCTGTTGGGTCAGCTTGAGCAACTGAGAGAAACCTGGCTGGAGACCTGTGAGTCCGTCGGCCTGCACGACGAGTTACCCCTCACCGTAGTCCGCGAGGCCTGGCTGGCCGGTCTCGACCAGGGCCGATTGTCTCAACGCTTCCTTGCAGGGGCTGTCAATTTTTGCACCCTGATGCCCATGCGCGCGATCCCGTTCAAGCTGGTGTGCCTGCTGGGCATGAACGACGGCGACTACCCGCGCGCTCAACCGCCGCTGGACTTCGACCTGATGGGCAGCGACTACCGTCCAGGGGATCGTTCACGCCGCGAAGACGACCGCTACCTGTTGCTTGAAGCCCTGCTTTCGGCTCGCGACCAGCTCTACATCAGTTGGGTCGGCCGCAGTATCCGCGACAACAGTGATCGCCCGGCGTCCGTCCTGATCGGCCAACTGCGTGACCACATCGCCAGCGGCTGGCACACCACAAACGGTGAGCCGCTCCTGGAAGCCACCACCCAGGAACACCCGCTCCAACCCTTCAGCGCCCGCTACTTTCATGAAGGTGACGAGCTGTTCAGCTACGCCCGCGAATGGCAGTTGCTCCATGCAACCCCGGGCATCCTCCCCGATACCGGCAGCCTGGCACCCTACACCCAGGAAGAACCGCTGAGCCTCGGCCAGTTGCAGGACTTCCTGCGCAACCCGGTCAAACACTTCTTCAGTCAGCGCCTGAAAGTATTTTTCGAAGCCGCTGAAGTCCCGTTGGAAGATGAAGAACCCTTCGTCCTGGACGCACTGCAGCGCTACAGCCTCAGCGATAGCCTGCTCGCCGCCGCGCTGACCCGGCCTGACAATCCCGACGAAGCCCTCAACGCCCAAGCCCTGCGCCTGCAAGGCAGCGGCTTGTTGCCAATGGTCGGTTTCGGCGAATGCCTGCGCAAAGAACTTATCGAGCCGTTGCCAGATCTGCTGCAGCGTTACCAGCAACTCCTGGCGCTCTGGCCCACGCCCTATGCCAGTGCTGAACCGATCAGTTTTGAGCATCAAGGCATTCAGTTGGACGGTTGGATCAGCGGCCTGCATCAACGTAGCGACGGCGGCTTTCTAAGTGTCACCGCCATCCCCAACAGCATTGGCTCGATCAAGACCCGCAAGTGGCACCGCCTGATTCGCCCGTGGGTGAACCACCTGGTGGCCTGTGCTTGCGGGCTGCCGTTAAGCACCGGCCTGGTCGCCAGCGACGACACCCTACTATTGGGCCCGCTGGAGCAAGCCACCGCCCAGGAACTCCTCGGCAACCTGCTGCTCGCGTGGAAAACCGGCATGAGTGAGCCACTGCCAATCGCCGTCAAGACGGCTTTCGCCTGGCTCTCTCAAACCGACCCGGTCAAAGCCCACGCTGCCGCCAGCAAAGCCTACGAAGGCGACGGCCAAACCACCGACGGCGAGCGCCGTGAAAGCCCCGCGCTCACCCGCCAGTTTCCCGACTATGCCGCGCTGATGGCGAGCGAAGAGTTCGAAGGCTGGTGTGAAACGCTGTATCGACCGTTGGTCAATGCCCCCTGGCGATCACTCACCAGCGCGGAGGCCGGCGCATGA
- a CDS encoding peptidoglycan DD-metalloendopeptidase family protein — translation MTTEPSKAPPLYPKTHLLAASGIAALLSLALLVFPSSDVEAKRTTLSLDLESPAEQLTQDQDASDALQATNGAAESPFAQIENSAEDTKETAQAEPAVEAPKNPLHREVIVAKGDTLSTLFEKVGLPAATVNDVLASDKQAKQFTQLKHGQKLEFEFTPDGQLNNLHSNVSDLESITLTKGAKGFAFNRITTKPVMRSAYVHGVINSSLSQSAARAGLSHSMTMDMASVFGYDIDFAQDIRQGDEFDVIYEQKVANGKVVGTGNILSARFTNRGKTYTAVRYTNKQGNSSYYTADGNSMRKAFIRTPVDFARISSRFSMGRKHPILNKIRAHKGVDYAAPRGTPIKAAGDGKVLLAGRRGGYGNTVIIQHGNTYRTLYGHMQGFAKGVQTGSNVKQGQVIGYIGTTGLSTGPHLHYEFQVNGVHVDPLGQKLPMADPIAKAERARFLQQSQPLMARMDQERSTLLASAKR, via the coding sequence ATGACCACAGAACCGTCTAAAGCGCCGCCGCTTTACCCGAAGACCCACCTGCTCGCCGCAAGTGGGATCGCCGCCCTTCTGAGCCTGGCACTCCTGGTATTCCCTTCCAGCGATGTAGAAGCCAAACGAACGACACTGAGCCTTGACCTTGAAAGTCCGGCTGAGCAACTGACACAAGATCAAGACGCTTCCGACGCACTACAAGCCACAAATGGCGCCGCAGAATCGCCGTTTGCCCAGATCGAAAACAGCGCCGAAGACACTAAAGAGACTGCACAGGCCGAGCCTGCAGTAGAAGCACCCAAGAACCCGCTACACCGTGAAGTGATTGTTGCCAAAGGCGACACCCTTTCGACCCTGTTCGAAAAGGTCGGCCTTCCTGCCGCGACAGTTAACGATGTGCTGGCCAGCGACAAGCAGGCCAAGCAGTTCACCCAGCTCAAGCACGGCCAGAAGCTTGAATTCGAATTCACCCCCGACGGCCAGTTGAACAACCTGCACAGCAACGTCAGTGACCTGGAAAGCATCACGCTGACCAAAGGCGCCAAGGGCTTTGCGTTCAATCGCATCACCACCAAGCCAGTCATGCGCTCTGCCTATGTACACGGCGTGATCAACAGTTCGCTGTCGCAATCCGCCGCCCGCGCCGGCCTGTCCCACAGCATGACCATGGACATGGCCAGCGTGTTTGGCTATGACATCGACTTCGCCCAGGACATTCGCCAGGGTGACGAATTCGACGTGATCTACGAACAGAAGGTCGCCAACGGCAAGGTCGTCGGCACCGGCAACATCCTTTCTGCGCGGTTCACCAACCGCGGCAAGACCTACACCGCCGTGCGCTACACCAATAAACAAGGCAACAGCAGCTACTACACCGCCGACGGCAACAGCATGCGCAAGGCTTTCATCCGTACTCCGGTTGACTTCGCCCGTATTAGCTCGCGTTTCTCGATGGGTCGCAAGCATCCAATTCTGAACAAAATTCGCGCTCACAAAGGCGTCGACTACGCCGCCCCGCGTGGCACGCCGATCAAGGCCGCCGGTGACGGCAAAGTATTGCTGGCGGGTCGCCGTGGCGGCTATGGCAACACGGTGATCATCCAGCACGGCAACACCTACCGTACGCTGTATGGCCACATGCAAGGCTTCGCCAAAGGCGTTCAGACGGGCAGCAACGTCAAGCAAGGCCAGGTGATCGGCTACATCGGCACCACCGGCCTGTCCACCGGCCCGCACTTGCACTATGAGTTCCAGGTCAACGGCGTGCACGTCGACCCGCTGGGTCAGAAGCTGCCGATGGCTGATCCCATCGCCAAGGCCGAGCGCGCTCGCTTCCTGCAGCAGAGCCAGCCACTGATGGCCCGCATGGATCAGGAGCGCTCTACCCTCCTGGCCTCGGCGAAACGCTAA
- the argC gene encoding N-acetyl-gamma-glutamyl-phosphate reductase has product MVKVGIVGGTGYTGVELLRLLAQHPQAEVVVITSRSEAGLAVADMYPNLRGHYDGLAFSVPDIATLGACDVVFFATPHGVAHALAGELLAAGTKVIDLSADFRLQDADEWAKWYGQPHGAPELLEEAVYGLPEVNREQIKQARLIAVPGCYPTATQLGFLPLLEAGLADASRLIADCKSGVSGAGRGAAVGSLYSETSESMKAYAVKGHRHLPEIRQGLRRAAGKEVGLTFVPHLTPMIRGIHSTLYATVVDRSVDLQALFEKRYANEPFVDVMPAGSHPETRSVRGANVCRIAVHRPQDGDLVVVLSVIDNLVKGASGQAVQNMNILFGLDEKLGLSHAGMLP; this is encoded by the coding sequence ATGGTCAAGGTCGGTATCGTCGGCGGCACGGGTTACACCGGTGTCGAATTGCTGCGTCTGTTGGCTCAGCATCCGCAAGCTGAGGTGGTGGTGATCACTTCCCGATCCGAGGCCGGCCTGGCGGTGGCCGACATGTATCCGAACCTGCGAGGCCATTACGACGGCCTGGCGTTCAGCGTTCCGGATATCGCGACGCTGGGTGCGTGTGATGTGGTGTTCTTTGCCACCCCCCACGGTGTTGCCCATGCCCTGGCGGGCGAGTTGCTGGCCGCTGGCACCAAGGTAATCGACTTGTCGGCAGACTTCCGCCTGCAGGACGCCGATGAGTGGGCCAAGTGGTACGGCCAGCCACACGGCGCGCCGGAGCTGCTGGAAGAGGCGGTGTATGGCCTGCCGGAAGTCAATCGCGAGCAGATCAAGCAAGCGCGCCTGATTGCCGTACCGGGTTGCTATCCGACCGCTACGCAGTTGGGATTCCTGCCCTTGCTGGAGGCCGGGTTGGCGGACGCATCGCGGCTGATTGCTGACTGCAAGTCGGGCGTCAGCGGCGCTGGTCGTGGCGCTGCAGTCGGTTCGCTTTACTCCGAGACGTCGGAAAGCATGAAAGCCTATGCGGTCAAAGGCCACCGTCACTTGCCGGAAATTCGCCAGGGGCTGCGTCGCGCAGCCGGCAAAGAGGTTGGCCTGACGTTTGTGCCGCACCTGACGCCGATGATTCGCGGGATCCACTCCACCCTGTATGCAACCGTCGTCGATCGTTCTGTGGATCTGCAGGCGCTGTTTGAAAAACGGTATGCCAACGAACCGTTCGTCGATGTGATGCCGGCGGGCAGCCACCCGGAAACCCGCAGCGTGCGCGGTGCCAACGTGTGCCGTATCGCGGTGCATCGTCCGCAGGATGGTGATCTGGTGGTGGTGTTGTCGGTGATCGATAACCTGGTCAAGGGCGCGTCTGGCCAGGCCGTGCAGAACATGAACATCCTGTTTGGCCTGGATGAGAAGCTGGGCCTGTCCCACGCGGGCATGCTGCCGTAA
- a CDS encoding NAD(P)H-dependent flavin oxidoreductase — MSLPASLEQNLRLPVVAAPMFLISNPQLVLACCRNGIVGSFPALNQRESSGFKAWLEEIEAGLALLDKPAPYAVNLIVHNSNPRVEADLAICVEHKVPIVITSLGAVKELVDAVHSYGGLVFHDVTTRRHAEKAAEAGVDGLIAVAAGAGGHAGTWSPFSLIAEIRQFFDKTLLLAGCLNHGHEILAAQLLGADLAYFGTRFIGTTESHAPDAYKEMLLTSRAADIVHTPAVSGVPASFMRQSLENAGFDLAALQGKGEVNFGSKLKPLNDEAKAWKTVWSAGQGVGEIDDLPSVDELVARLDAEYRKALEHAAQLPKRWPR, encoded by the coding sequence ATGTCGCTGCCCGCTTCGCTCGAACAAAACCTGCGCCTGCCCGTGGTGGCTGCGCCGATGTTTCTGATTTCCAATCCGCAACTGGTCCTGGCTTGCTGCCGTAACGGGATCGTCGGCAGCTTCCCGGCACTCAACCAGCGGGAAAGCAGCGGCTTCAAGGCGTGGCTGGAAGAGATCGAAGCGGGCCTGGCGCTGCTGGACAAACCGGCGCCCTACGCGGTCAACCTGATCGTGCACAACAGCAACCCGCGTGTGGAAGCTGACCTGGCGATCTGCGTCGAGCACAAAGTGCCGATCGTCATCACCAGCCTGGGCGCGGTGAAAGAATTAGTGGACGCCGTACACAGCTACGGCGGCCTGGTCTTCCACGACGTCACCACCCGGCGTCATGCCGAGAAAGCCGCTGAAGCCGGCGTGGATGGCTTGATCGCCGTGGCAGCGGGCGCCGGTGGCCATGCCGGCACCTGGAGCCCGTTCTCGCTGATTGCAGAAATCCGTCAGTTCTTCGACAAGACCCTGCTGCTCGCGGGCTGCCTCAACCACGGCCACGAGATCCTGGCCGCGCAACTGCTCGGCGCCGACCTGGCCTATTTCGGTACCCGTTTTATCGGCACCACCGAAAGCCATGCCCCGGATGCCTATAAAGAGATGCTGCTCACATCGCGCGCCGCCGACATCGTGCACACTCCAGCCGTCTCCGGCGTTCCCGCAAGTTTCATGCGCCAGAGCCTGGAAAACGCCGGTTTCGACCTCGCTGCGCTGCAAGGCAAAGGCGAAGTCAATTTCGGCTCCAAGCTCAAGCCACTCAACGACGAAGCCAAAGCCTGGAAGACCGTGTGGTCTGCCGGCCAGGGCGTCGGTGAAATTGATGATTTGCCCAGCGTCGATGAACTCGTGGCCCGCCTGGATGCCGAATACCGCAAGGCGCTCGAGCACGCGGCGCAATTGCCTAAACGCTGGCCACGCTGA
- the tyrS gene encoding tyrosine--tRNA ligase has translation MKSVEEQLALIKRGAEELLVEAELIEKLKRGQPLRIKAGFDPTAPDLHLGHTVLINKLRQFQELGHQVIFLIGDFTGMIGDPSGKSATRPPLTREQVLDNAETYKTQVFKILDPAKTEVAFNSTWMDQMGPADFIRLTSQYTVARMLERDDFDKRYSSNQPIAIHEFLYPLVQGYDSVALRADVELGGTDQKFNLLMGRELQRAYGQEAQCILTMPLLEGLDGVKKMSKSLGNYVGIQEAPGVMYGKLVSIPDALMWRYFELLSFRSMDEINALRADVEAGANPRDVKIKLAEEIVARFHGEEAAASAHRAAGNRMKDGELPDDLPEIELTAAEAMPIAAVLNKAGLVKNSAGARDLLGSGGVRIDGEVVDRTFIYELGATHVCQAGKKAFARITLKSE, from the coding sequence ATGAAGTCGGTTGAAGAGCAGCTAGCGCTGATCAAACGTGGTGCGGAAGAACTGTTGGTCGAAGCGGAGCTGATCGAAAAGCTCAAGCGTGGCCAACCCCTGCGTATTAAGGCTGGCTTTGATCCGACGGCGCCGGATCTGCACCTTGGGCATACGGTGCTTATTAATAAGCTGCGTCAGTTCCAGGAACTGGGGCACCAGGTGATCTTCCTTATAGGGGACTTCACCGGGATGATCGGCGATCCGAGCGGCAAGAGCGCTACGCGTCCGCCGTTGACCCGTGAGCAGGTTCTCGATAATGCCGAGACCTACAAGACCCAGGTCTTCAAGATTCTTGATCCGGCCAAGACCGAGGTGGCGTTCAACTCCACCTGGATGGACCAGATGGGGCCGGCGGACTTCATTCGTCTGACGTCCCAGTACACCGTTGCCCGCATGCTCGAGCGCGATGACTTCGACAAGCGCTACTCCAGCAATCAGCCTATCGCAATCCATGAGTTCCTCTACCCGCTGGTTCAAGGGTATGACTCGGTGGCGTTGCGTGCCGATGTCGAGCTGGGCGGTACCGATCAGAAGTTCAACCTGCTGATGGGGCGTGAGCTGCAGCGTGCGTATGGGCAAGAGGCTCAATGCATTCTGACCATGCCGTTGCTGGAAGGGCTGGATGGCGTCAAGAAGATGTCCAAGTCCTTGGGTAACTATGTAGGTATCCAGGAAGCGCCGGGCGTGATGTACGGCAAGCTGGTTTCGATTCCGGATGCGTTGATGTGGCGTTACTTCGAGCTGTTGAGCTTCCGCTCGATGGACGAGATCAATGCCTTGCGTGCCGATGTAGAAGCCGGTGCGAACCCGCGTGACGTCAAGATCAAGCTGGCTGAAGAGATCGTTGCGCGCTTCCATGGTGAAGAGGCTGCTGCCAGTGCTCACCGCGCTGCGGGTAACCGCATGAAGGATGGCGAGCTGCCGGATGATCTGCCGGAGATTGAATTGACTGCTGCCGAGGCAATGCCGATCGCGGCCGTCCTTAATAAGGCGGGCCTGGTGAAGAACTCGGCAGGGGCGCGCGACCTTCTGGGTTCCGGTGGTGTACGTATAGATGGTGAGGTTGTCGATCGCACCTTTATATACGAACTGGGCGCGACCCATGTTTGTCAGGCCGGCAAGAAGGCATTTGCGCGTATTACGCTTAAATCCGAATAA
- the erpA gene encoding iron-sulfur cluster insertion protein ErpA, protein MSVESFTPTALQFTHGAAHKVKSLVDEEGNDRLKLRVFVTGGGCSGFQYGFTFDEDVADDDTIVEREGVSLVVDPMSFQYLAGAEVDYQEGLEGSRFVIKNPNATTTCGCGSSFSI, encoded by the coding sequence ATGAGCGTTGAATCCTTCACCCCCACGGCTTTGCAATTCACCCACGGTGCTGCGCACAAGGTGAAGAGCCTGGTCGATGAAGAGGGTAATGATCGCTTGAAGCTGCGCGTATTTGTTACGGGCGGCGGTTGTTCAGGGTTTCAGTACGGTTTCACCTTCGATGAAGACGTGGCCGATGACGACACCATCGTTGAGCGCGAGGGCGTAAGCCTGGTCGTCGATCCGATGAGCTTCCAGTACCTGGCAGGAGCCGAGGTGGACTATCAGGAAGGTCTGGAAGGTTCGCGCTTCGTGATCAAGAACCCGAATGCCACCACCACTTGTGGTTGCGGGTCTTCGTTCTCGATCTGA